From a single Apium graveolens cultivar Ventura chromosome 2, ASM990537v1, whole genome shotgun sequence genomic region:
- the LOC141685238 gene encoding protein FAR1-RELATED SEQUENCE 5-like, protein MVFYYDYDNNKVIIDGVAYDGPEGEEDMAIALRLVGLGVCTVPQCFIAAIAMKHCGRAFNAHTYLKISSSDHNDFNYVTPHTKKRVYRKIFNDDEVLDVDSIEDKVNDPGKRKIHSDDDVGFGWKNHDVHGDSDDSNDFFNGDDDEKINDENFIGNMNDVVPCVGMIFDSLDEAESFYRGYGRSIGFEVIIRSSHKHSINGGISSRLYICRKGGRLGPKPLEVEDRAKGKRPRDVIPRTCCRARMCVAHKVSSNKWEVTKVNLEHNHVMVTSNKVNFMQRSRNIDPRTKCNSDIQRRVFDSGDAECGLVLLRDLQKQCYGNFFYRVDVDEENRVRGLVWVDPRSLNAYKNFGDVVTFDSTYRTNRYDMPFIPITGVNHHYQNILFGFALIRDEKEITYRWVLKTWLEAVDNKPPITIITDQDIALSNAISEVMPNTNHTYCTWHISSKFPEKLSTLYTQYSEFKTDFNACIYKSLSPTEFEGRWEDLKEKYNLENHNWLNDMYAIRRQWVFVFTKQHFATGMTTTSRSESMNSFFDEYVKASTGLKEFIENSQKALDSQYLRDVQADFDTEYKERRLFSNSSMEIHASKIYTKEMFKRFQKEL, encoded by the exons ATGGTTTTCTACTATGATTATGACAATAATAAGGTAATTATCGATGGTGTGGCTTATGACGGGCCCGAAGGAGAAGAAGACATGGCAATAGCTCTCCGCC TTGTTGGCTTGGGGGTTTGTACAgtgccgcaatgtttcattgcggccatcgcaatgaaacattgcggtcGTGCATTTAATGCACACACCTACCTTAAAAT TTCATCTAGTGATCATAAcgattttaattatgttaccccCCACACAAAAAAGAGGGTTTATCGTAAAATCTTTAATGATGATGAAGTATTAGATGTTGATAGTATTGAAGATAAAGTTAATGATCCGGGGAAGCGAAAAATACATAGTGATGATGATGTTGGTTTCGGTTGGAAGAATCACGATGTTCACGGTGATTCCGATGATAGTAATGATTTTTTTAATGGCGATGATGATGAAAAAATTAATGATGAAAATTTTATTGGAAATATGAATGATGTAGTTCCTTGTGTTGGTATGATATTTGATTCGTTGGATGAAGCGGAAAGTTTTTATCGAGGTTATGGTCGAAGTATAGGGTTCGAGGTAATTATTCGAAGTAGTCATAAGCATTCAATAAATGGTGGTATATCGTCACGTTTGTATATATGTCGAAAGGGTGGAAGATTGGGCCCAAAACCCTTGGAAGTTGAAGATAGGGCTAAAGGGAAACGACCTCGAGATGTTATTCCTCGAACTTGTTGTCGTGCTCGTATGTGTGTTGCTCACAAAGTAAGCTCAAACAAATGGGAAGTAACCAAGGTCAACCTAGAGCACAATCATGTTATGGTTACATCGAATAAGGTAAATTTCATGCAAAGATCACGCAACATAGATCC ACGTACGAAATGTAATAGTGACATTCAAAGACGGGTTTTTGATTCCGGTGATGCGGAGTGTGGATTGGTTTTGTTACGAGACTTGCAAAAACAATGTTATGGCAATTTTTTCTACCGAGTGGATGTGGATGAGGAGAATCGGGTTAGGGGTTTGGTGTGGGTTGATCCTCGTTCGCTTAACGCGTACAAGAATTttggagatgtggtgactttcgACTCGACATATCGGACTAATAGGTATGACATGCCTTTTATTCCAATTACGGGAGTGAATCACCACTACCAAAATATTTTGTTTGGATTTGCACTTATAAGGGACGAGAAAGAGATTACTTATAGATGGGTTTTGAAGACTTGGTTGGAAGCGGTCGATAACAAGCCACCTATTACCATTATTACGGATCAAGACATCGCTTTAAGTAATGCCATTTCCGAGGTTATGCCTAACACCAACCATACATATTGTACGTGGCATATTAGTAGCAAGTTTCCCGAGAAACTATCTACTTTGTATACTCAATACTCGGAGTTCAAGACGGATTTTAATGCATGTATCTACAAGTCATTGTCACCAACGGAATTTGAAGGTAGGTGGGAGGACTTGAAAGAGAAATATAATCTTGAAAATCACAATTGGCTAAATGATATGTATGCAATTAGACGGCAATGGGTTTTTGTTTTCACGAAACAACATTTTGCCACCGGTATGACTACCACCTCAAGGAGCGAGTCTATGAATTCATTTTTTGATGAGTATGTGAAAGCGTCGACCGGGTtgaaagaattcattgagaattCACAAAAAGCTTTGGACTCACAATATTTACGGGATGTTCAAGCCGATTTTGACACCGAGTACAAGGAAAGGAGACTATTCTCTAACTCGTCAATGGAGATACATGCCTCCAAGATATACACAAAAGAGATGTTTAAGCGATTTCAAAAAGAGCTTTAA
- the LOC141705803 gene encoding protein MULTIPOLAR SPINDLE 1 isoform X2, whose protein sequence is MCEVPPKHRVTTEKMASSTQGGTGTNKMSESLKIAIAMALYRSNLLPKQPVPPPPQPLPSTSSSPHSDALKWKRKAKERKQMILKLKEDLKQAEDGLHNDLFPQSASCKCYFLGNLENLSPMNSADNSQWRFNDVLRRRFLRQVRINERRKSKKTVSDCSDENELEQLSASVNFLVQLCDTVSSVQIGDTRYLSWLHQAVDFVLEAVKNLLTIGKNVEPLEGIVNSLIMHLVKRMCAAIQDDEHLNADAQFRIQQLICKLGTEPYIGQRVIFSISQRISVLAESLLFIDPFNDAFPSMHRCMYIMIELIEYLVSGYLVTWSRADDFDIRLLEVWVTSLLQAQKTLNLLESRNGLYILYMDRVIGEVTKIVGQVSSLQKLNGHVLDNLLH, encoded by the exons ATGTGTGAAGTCCCGCCAAAACACAGGGTCACTACAGAGAAAATGGCGTCGTCGACGCAAGGAGGTACAGGAACAAATAAGATGAGCGAGTCTCTTAAAATAGCGATAGCAATGGCGCTTTACCGATCTAATCTTCTCCCTAAACAACCTGTTCCTCCGCCGCCTCAACCTCTTCCTTCTACTTCCTCTTCTCCTCACTCCGATGCTCTCAAATGGAAACGAAAg GCGAAGGAGCGGAAACAGATGATTCTCAAGCTGAAAGAGGATCTAAAGCAAGCTGAAG ATGGTTTACATAACGATTTGTTTCCGCAAAGTGCTTCCTGCAAATGCTATTTTCTCGGTAATTTGGAAAATTTGAGCCCTATGAACTCTGCTGATAACTCCCAGTGGAGGTTCAATGATGTGTTACGCAGACGATTTCTTAGACAAG TAAGAATAAATGAACGAAGGAAGTCGAAGAAGACAG TTTCAGACTGTAGCGACGAAAATGAACTGGAGCAGCTCAGTGCCTCCGTTAATTTCCTAGTACAACTTTGTGACACTGTTTCCTCTGTCCAG ATAGGCGACACAAGATATCTTAGCTGGTTGCACCAGGCTGTAGACTTTGTTCTTG AAGCGGTGAAGAATCTTTTAACCATCGGGAAAAATGTAGAGCCTCTTGAAGGAATTGTCAACAGCTTAATTATGCATCTGGTGAAAAGAATGTGTGCTGCAATACAAGACGATG AGCACCTTAATGCTGATGCACAGTTTCGTATCCAACAGTTGATTTGTAAGCTTGGAACAGAGCCTTATATTGGGCAGCGTGTAATCTTTTCAATATCGCAGAGAATTTCCGTGCTAGCAGAAAGCTTGCTTTTTATAGATCCTTTTAATGATGCCTTTCCGAGCATGCATAGATGCATGTATATAAT GATCGAGCTAATAGAATATTTGGTATCAGGCTATTTAGTGACTTGGTCAAGAGCTGATGATTTTGACATAA GGCTGCTTGAAGTGTGGGTGACGTCTCTTCTTCAAGCACAAAAAACATTAAATCTCTTGGAAAGCAGGAATGGACTCTATATTTTGTACATGGATCGAGTTATTGGTGAAGTGACCAAAATAGTTGGTCAGGTGTCTTCGCTGCAGAAACTAAATGGAcatgttcttgataacctgttacACTGA
- the LOC141705803 gene encoding protein MULTIPOLAR SPINDLE 1 isoform X1, producing MCEVPPKHRVTTEKMASSTQGGTGTNKMSESLKIAIAMALYRSNLLPKQPVPPPPQPLPSTSSSPHSDALKWKRKAKERKQMILKLKEDLKQAEDGLHNDLFPQSASCKCYFLGNLENLSPMNSADNSQWRFNDVLRRRFLRQVRINERRKSKKTGDSAHNHCFRVSDCSDENELEQLSASVNFLVQLCDTVSSVQIGDTRYLSWLHQAVDFVLEAVKNLLTIGKNVEPLEGIVNSLIMHLVKRMCAAIQDDEHLNADAQFRIQQLICKLGTEPYIGQRVIFSISQRISVLAESLLFIDPFNDAFPSMHRCMYIMIELIEYLVSGYLVTWSRADDFDIRLLEVWVTSLLQAQKTLNLLESRNGLYILYMDRVIGEVTKIVGQVSSLQKLNGHVLDNLLH from the exons ATGTGTGAAGTCCCGCCAAAACACAGGGTCACTACAGAGAAAATGGCGTCGTCGACGCAAGGAGGTACAGGAACAAATAAGATGAGCGAGTCTCTTAAAATAGCGATAGCAATGGCGCTTTACCGATCTAATCTTCTCCCTAAACAACCTGTTCCTCCGCCGCCTCAACCTCTTCCTTCTACTTCCTCTTCTCCTCACTCCGATGCTCTCAAATGGAAACGAAAg GCGAAGGAGCGGAAACAGATGATTCTCAAGCTGAAAGAGGATCTAAAGCAAGCTGAAG ATGGTTTACATAACGATTTGTTTCCGCAAAGTGCTTCCTGCAAATGCTATTTTCTCGGTAATTTGGAAAATTTGAGCCCTATGAACTCTGCTGATAACTCCCAGTGGAGGTTCAATGATGTGTTACGCAGACGATTTCTTAGACAAG TAAGAATAAATGAACGAAGGAAGTCGAAGAAGACAGGTGATTCTGCACATAATCATTGTTTTCGTG TTTCAGACTGTAGCGACGAAAATGAACTGGAGCAGCTCAGTGCCTCCGTTAATTTCCTAGTACAACTTTGTGACACTGTTTCCTCTGTCCAG ATAGGCGACACAAGATATCTTAGCTGGTTGCACCAGGCTGTAGACTTTGTTCTTG AAGCGGTGAAGAATCTTTTAACCATCGGGAAAAATGTAGAGCCTCTTGAAGGAATTGTCAACAGCTTAATTATGCATCTGGTGAAAAGAATGTGTGCTGCAATACAAGACGATG AGCACCTTAATGCTGATGCACAGTTTCGTATCCAACAGTTGATTTGTAAGCTTGGAACAGAGCCTTATATTGGGCAGCGTGTAATCTTTTCAATATCGCAGAGAATTTCCGTGCTAGCAGAAAGCTTGCTTTTTATAGATCCTTTTAATGATGCCTTTCCGAGCATGCATAGATGCATGTATATAAT GATCGAGCTAATAGAATATTTGGTATCAGGCTATTTAGTGACTTGGTCAAGAGCTGATGATTTTGACATAA GGCTGCTTGAAGTGTGGGTGACGTCTCTTCTTCAAGCACAAAAAACATTAAATCTCTTGGAAAGCAGGAATGGACTCTATATTTTGTACATGGATCGAGTTATTGGTGAAGTGACCAAAATAGTTGGTCAGGTGTCTTCGCTGCAGAAACTAAATGGAcatgttcttgataacctgttacACTGA